One genomic window of Candidatus Kuenenia stuttgartiensis includes the following:
- a CDS encoding phenylacetate--CoA ligase family protein — protein sequence MKIFCAPDGLSAETINNNQNELLLATIDYARQMSPFYKEILQNAGTLQSAAHAREYLDKLPFTTKQDISNNNWNFLAVKKQDIAEFVSTSGTTGEPVFLALTENDLERLTCSEERNFNTINAGKEDLFHIVVTCDNLFTAGIAYYRGLIRRGASVARIGPKSIIRHFQLIKELRPTGIVAVPSFMHYLIRHANEIGINIPDLGIEKIVLIGDSIRNTDFSTNTLGSFIENSFRRKVFSTYGISEGQISFGECEFHHGLHGHTDFVYVEIVSDEGIPLQDGEIGEMVITTLQHEGMPLIRYKTGDITFKLSGQCLCGKNSVRIGPVLGRKHHRLKVKGVTLYPKTIENAIFHLKDVINYQLEAYTGDTKTDHIILRIGSHRNDDKFRSSLIDILRAKTRVVPEIEIASPNEIEKKLFEGGSRKAITFKDRRIKLHE from the coding sequence ATGAAGATCTTTTGTGCGCCAGACGGACTTTCCGCTGAGACAATCAATAATAATCAGAATGAATTGTTGCTTGCCACGATAGACTATGCGCGACAAATGTCTCCCTTTTATAAAGAAATCCTTCAAAATGCCGGTACCTTGCAATCCGCCGCCCATGCAAGGGAATACCTGGATAAATTGCCTTTTACCACAAAACAGGATATATCAAATAACAATTGGAATTTCCTGGCAGTAAAAAAACAGGATATCGCGGAGTTTGTGTCTACTTCCGGCACCACGGGTGAACCGGTATTTCTTGCGCTTACGGAAAACGACTTAGAACGTCTTACCTGTAGCGAAGAGCGAAATTTTAATACTATAAACGCTGGCAAAGAAGATTTATTTCACATTGTTGTAACCTGCGACAATCTATTTACCGCTGGCATTGCATATTACAGAGGACTCATAAGGCGCGGCGCTTCCGTCGCAAGGATAGGGCCTAAAAGCATTATCAGGCATTTTCAACTCATTAAAGAATTACGGCCTACCGGAATTGTCGCGGTACCATCGTTCATGCATTACCTGATACGCCATGCAAATGAAATTGGAATAAATATTCCCGATTTGGGCATTGAGAAAATAGTTCTCATAGGCGATAGCATACGAAATACGGATTTTAGTACGAATACACTTGGCAGCTTTATTGAGAATTCATTTAGAAGGAAAGTTTTTTCCACATACGGTATCTCAGAGGGGCAAATTTCATTTGGTGAATGTGAATTTCACCACGGACTACACGGACATACGGATTTTGTTTACGTAGAAATTGTGTCGGATGAGGGTATCCCGCTACAAGACGGCGAGATTGGCGAAATGGTAATTACCACCCTTCAACACGAAGGGATGCCTCTGATCCGTTACAAAACGGGAGATATTACCTTTAAACTTTCGGGACAGTGTTTATGCGGAAAAAACTCCGTTCGAATTGGTCCGGTTTTGGGACGTAAACACCACCGGTTAAAGGTAAAAGGGGTTACTCTCTATCCAAAGACAATTGAAAATGCAATTTTTCATTTAAAGGATGTGATAAACTACCAGTTGGAAGCATATACCGGCGATACCAAAACAGACCACATTATTTTACGAATAGGTTCCCATAGAAACGATGATAAATTCAGATCATCCTTAATTGATATTCTTCGTGCGAAAACAAGAGTAGTTCCTGAGATTGAGATAGCTTCGCCAAACGAGATAGAGAAGAAACTCTTTGAAGGGGGCAGTAGAAAGGCGATTACTTTTAAGGATAGGAGGATTAAATTACATGAGTAA
- a CDS encoding class I SAM-dependent methyltransferase translates to MKFAQEEGILRLLESIDTFHINEAIEALQNKLNYQLQDRLRRRMIHTLIYLLQECGYLSLENTRYQWHMIENAAPKLKDEEYKIIEVSFKGVVGFFEECIKYSGDFLRGATPRFNFNAEFTSIWESFLGNAEFNFARSILIELLMFEKKENSNILVLCFGPGFDLVKISERFSNVKLFGLDFAENFYDKAKSKLSNSHTIEWVRSDRWKGFGFPLPFQDNCMEVVFFGCADPYIPVEKRRYAYKEIFRVLKHEGSLGILTNSYPDQEKKYVKDKWIRLGILAHDFCESVCEGWQGFHEAVNSIKLFKEIGYHTNTVMLNASIWRLDKP, encoded by the coding sequence TTGAAATTTGCGCAAGAAGAAGGAATCCTGCGGCTTCTTGAGTCTATTGATACATTTCACATCAATGAAGCTATAGAAGCGCTTCAAAATAAGCTCAATTATCAATTGCAGGACAGGTTGAGAAGAAGAATGATACATACACTTATTTATCTATTACAGGAGTGTGGATATTTAAGCCTTGAAAACACCAGATATCAATGGCATATGATTGAAAATGCTGCTCCGAAATTAAAAGACGAGGAATATAAAATTATTGAAGTTTCATTTAAGGGAGTGGTGGGGTTTTTTGAAGAGTGTATCAAATACAGCGGTGATTTTTTGCGTGGAGCAACGCCACGTTTCAATTTTAATGCGGAATTTACGTCGATATGGGAAAGCTTTCTGGGTAATGCAGAGTTCAACTTTGCCAGATCCATTCTTATAGAATTGTTAATGTTTGAAAAAAAAGAAAACAGTAATATTCTCGTTCTTTGCTTTGGCCCAGGTTTTGATTTGGTAAAGATAAGTGAGCGATTTTCCAATGTGAAATTATTTGGTCTTGATTTTGCCGAGAACTTTTACGATAAAGCCAAAAGCAAATTATCAAATTCTCATACCATCGAATGGGTACGTTCTGACCGTTGGAAAGGTTTTGGCTTTCCATTACCTTTTCAGGATAATTGCATGGAAGTTGTGTTTTTTGGATGTGCTGATCCATATATCCCCGTTGAAAAAAGAAGATATGCTTATAAGGAAATCTTCAGGGTTTTGAAGCATGAGGGTTCACTTGGCATTTTGACCAACAGTTACCCTGACCAGGAGAAAAAATACGTAAAAGATAAATGGATAAGATTGGGAATACTTGCTCATGATTTCTGTGAAAGTGTCTGCGAGGGGTGGCAGGGTTTTCATGAAGCAGTGAATTCAATAAAACTTTTTAAAGAGATTGGGTACCATACGAATACCGTAATGCTCAATGCTTCGATCTGGAGATTGGACAAACCTTGA
- a CDS encoding beta-ketoacyl-[acyl-carrier-protein] synthase family protein encodes MSGRILITGIGFITPIKPFQGVNEFWHALCSGQDLIKKTRLPLLEIDGEWPMAEISLSCITQTVQPEDKFQYLMKRALNMAIEDANLKDCSNIGFSMGTVLGNMLLKEKKLADAKKQKKEYCGEQDSLSNVTLQFSSLYNLNGPKYTVSTACTSGTDAIGIAARSILSGKTDIMIAGGADILSDFAIIGFHALQAITTDKVRPFDKNRSGLALGEGASFVVLESEKSAAKRNAKVYGRVMGYASRADANHLTGPHREGRGLAEAIDRAMGQSGVKPGDINYINAHGTGTVYNDLMETKAIKRVFGRLAYDIPISSTKSMLGHSLGAAGAIEAICCLLAIKNGIVPPTINFQECDPDCDLDYTPNIARNHHVKMAMSLSAGFGGQNSAIILGGA; translated from the coding sequence TTGAGCGGAAGAATATTGATAACGGGCATTGGTTTCATTACACCAATCAAACCTTTTCAGGGGGTGAACGAATTCTGGCATGCATTGTGTTCCGGGCAGGATCTTATAAAAAAAACGAGACTTCCTTTGCTTGAAATTGATGGGGAATGGCCAATGGCGGAAATTAGCCTTTCCTGCATAACGCAAACCGTTCAACCGGAAGATAAATTTCAATATCTTATGAAAAGAGCTTTGAACATGGCAATTGAGGATGCAAATCTGAAAGATTGCTCAAATATAGGTTTCTCCATGGGTACGGTTTTGGGAAATATGTTATTAAAGGAAAAAAAATTGGCTGATGCAAAAAAGCAAAAGAAAGAATACTGTGGTGAACAAGATTCCCTTTCTAATGTGACATTGCAATTTTCTTCCCTATATAACCTAAACGGACCAAAATATACCGTCTCAACCGCATGTACTTCCGGTACTGATGCCATAGGGATTGCAGCCAGAAGCATACTATCCGGCAAAACTGATATTATGATTGCCGGTGGAGCTGATATTTTGAGTGATTTTGCTATTATCGGATTCCATGCCCTTCAGGCAATTACAACTGATAAGGTAAGACCCTTCGATAAAAACAGAAGCGGACTCGCACTCGGCGAAGGGGCGTCATTTGTTGTGCTTGAGTCCGAGAAAAGCGCGGCAAAAAGAAATGCAAAGGTATATGGCCGGGTCATGGGATATGCGTCGCGTGCTGACGCCAATCATTTAACAGGCCCTCATCGCGAAGGACGAGGCCTTGCCGAAGCAATAGACAGGGCAATGGGTCAGTCGGGAGTAAAACCGGGTGATATTAATTATATTAATGCACACGGGACTGGTACGGTTTACAATGATCTTATGGAAACAAAGGCAATAAAGCGGGTATTTGGAAGGTTGGCATATGATATCCCAATCAGTTCGACAAAGTCAATGCTGGGACATTCCCTGGGTGCGGCGGGGGCTATCGAAGCTATATGTTGCCTGCTGGCAATAAAAAACGGAATTGTACCTCCTACCATTAACTTTCAGGAATGCGATCCCGACTGCGATCTTGATTATACTCCGAATATTGCAAGAAACCACCACGTGAAAATGGCAATGTCTCTATCCGCCGGTTTTGGCGGCCAAAACTCAGCGATCATATTAGGTGGCGCATGA
- a CDS encoding beta-ketoacyl synthase N-terminal-like domain-containing protein — MDRIVLTGVGPLTPIGKGKEDFWNAVVNNFPGIKKITKFMPDQEFYGGEINDIHFDEYIPDTKFRRATEISKFTMSAAKMAMDDAQVDSPNIKNLGLVVGLTHGALNYTQSYHELLVTEGPESASPILFSDSILNAPAGNTSICLGIHGPVHTLIGGSVTTIRAIMLAVQLLATKKMEKSVIASAEELNKFSLYCYYRLGINTLSEGAGALLIEPEDTKNNQVPYCYISGFASQTNPSNLQSALEESVETALKKANLKAKDVDLLMTSPSFPKVQQLDAYEIPMGSLDSITGNAFAVSTIWNVILSALCIRHGAIPLPILKNSAPINNEIRNVMICATESEGVAGVLILSKIS; from the coding sequence ATGGATCGGATAGTGTTAACAGGCGTGGGGCCATTGACGCCTATTGGAAAAGGAAAAGAAGATTTCTGGAATGCAGTAGTGAACAACTTCCCAGGCATAAAGAAGATAACAAAGTTCATGCCCGATCAAGAATTTTACGGGGGAGAAATTAATGATATCCATTTTGACGAATATATCCCCGACACAAAATTCAGACGTGCCACTGAAATATCTAAATTTACTATGTCCGCCGCAAAGATGGCAATGGATGACGCTCAGGTTGATTCTCCCAATATTAAAAATCTTGGGCTAGTTGTCGGCTTAACCCACGGTGCTCTAAACTATACACAATCCTATCACGAACTTCTGGTAACCGAAGGTCCTGAATCTGCCAGTCCCATACTCTTTTCTGATTCTATATTGAACGCCCCCGCAGGTAATACTTCTATCTGCTTAGGTATTCACGGTCCCGTTCATACTTTGATTGGGGGCAGTGTAACAACCATACGGGCGATCATGCTCGCAGTACAATTATTAGCCACAAAAAAAATGGAAAAGTCAGTTATTGCTTCTGCCGAAGAATTAAACAAATTTTCACTATACTGTTACTACAGGCTGGGGATAAACACATTGTCTGAAGGTGCCGGTGCTCTCTTAATAGAACCGGAAGATACAAAGAACAATCAAGTCCCGTATTGTTATATTTCCGGCTTTGCTTCACAAACCAATCCTTCAAATTTACAGTCCGCGTTGGAAGAATCCGTTGAAACCGCGTTGAAAAAAGCCAATTTAAAAGCAAAAGACGTTGATCTGTTAATGACGTCCCCTTCTTTCCCCAAAGTACAGCAGCTTGATGCATATGAAATTCCCATGGGTAGTTTGGATTCAATTACGGGAAATGCATTTGCTGTTTCTACCATATGGAACGTTATTCTATCGGCGTTGTGTATAAGGCATGGGGCAATACCATTGCCTATTCTCAAAAATTCAGCGCCGATTAACAACGAGATCAGGAACGTAATGATTTGTGCAACTGAGAGCGAAGGGGTTGCGGGAGTATTAATTTTATCGAAAATATCATGA